The DNA region CGATCGCTTGGTTTACTTATCCACAACTCGCACTACGTTGCGCGAAGAAAACAAAGCCTTAAAACAAGAGTTACAAGAGTTGCAAATGGCCGTGCAGCGACTCAACTTTCTTGAAAACGAGAATGATAGGTTACGCCAACTACTCGGCTCTGAGATTCGCCAAGCGAGCAGACGTATGGCTGCAGAGGTTGTTGCAGTCGCAACTGACCCGTTCTCACACCAAGTCGTGATTAACAAGGGCAGCGCCAACGGCGTTTATGAAGGCCAACCGGTGCTTGATAACCGCGGTATTCTTGGGCAAGTGATGAGTGTTGGGCGTGGTACCGCGCGAGTCTTACTTATTTCTGATCAGAGCCACGCTTTGTCGCTGCGGGCTGAACGCAATGACATTCGAGTATTAGCGCGCGGCACTGGTGATTTGCAGCGTCTTGATTTGATGTATATTCCACATTCGAGTGAACTCCAAGTAGGTGACAAATTAATGTCCTCTGGGCTTGGCGGTGTGTATCCAGAAGGTTATCCGGTAGCAGAAATTACCGAAATCGACCGTGACGAGCGATTACAGTACGCACGAGTGTCAGCGCAGCCGTTTGCGCAACTTGATCGAATTCGAACGGTCTTGTTGTTATGGCCAGCCAGTGCAACAGAGCAGCCTGTATACGAAGACACGGAGGGCACTGATAATGTGGATTAAGTCAGGATTATTACCACTTCTAGTTAGCTATCTTGTCGCGTTGGTGTTGATGGTTATGCCAATGCCTGGCTTCCTAGAAGCATGGCGCCCAGATTGGCTTAGTTTGGTCATTATTTATTGGGTTATGGCGTTGCCGCATCGTGTTGGTATGGGAACGGTGCTAATTCTTGGTCTTATCGCGGATATATTGATGGGATCAGTTTTCGGGATTTACGCAACCGCGTTATTAATTATGGCGTACCCCGCAATCCGCCACTTTCAGCGCATTCGTAATTACTCATTTACCCAGCAAGCGTTTGTGGTAGCGGTTCTAATTCTTGTGAAGCGCGTCATTGTTTATGAGCTCGAGCATGTGCTGAATGATGCGGTCTTTAATTTTGCCTACCTATATCCGGTGTTATCGTCGGCTATCGCTTGGCCTTGGGTGTATTTGATTCTGCGTAAGTACCGGAGGCATTACCTTGTTCGCTAATGAACTCGTTTTAGCTTCAGGCTCGCCGCGTCGCCAAGAGTTGCTAAAGTTACTCGACAGGCCGTTTACAGTGGTGGTACCAAACGTACCAGAAGAGCGTGCGCCCAACGAATCAGCCAGAGCTTATGTGAAGCGTCTAGCGCTGAGCAAAGCACAAGCTGGCGCTACGTTAGCGCGGGCAAATAGTCTCGTGCTGGGAGCCGACACCGTAGTGGTTTGCGACAACGACGTTCTCGAAAAACCAAACGATTATGGTCACTTTGTTGCCATGATGAAGCGTCTTTCAGGACGAAGCCATTTAGCAATCACAGCGATCGCTGCGGTACTGAATGAAAAAGAAGATGTGGTGGTAAGCCAAGCAAAGGTAACGTTTAAAGCCCTTAACGACGAAGAAATTGATCATTATTGGCAATCGGGCGAGCCGCAAGATAAAGCCGGCGGCTATGGTATTCAAGGGCGAGCATCGAAGTTTGTGACTCATCTTGAGGGTAGTTACTTTGCGGTTGTTGGTTTACCGATGTATGAAACTGAACAACTTATTCTGACTATGGAGGGGCGCGTATGAGTGCAGAAATCTTGATGAACGTGACGCCCACCGAAACCCGCGTTGCATTAATTGAAAATGGCATTTTGCAAGAAATTCATATCGAACGCCAAGCGAAACGCGGCTTCGTCGGCAATATTTATGTTGGCAAAGTCTCGCGCGTACTACCCGGTATGCAGGCAGCGTTTATTGATATTGGCTTAGATAAAGCCGCGTTTTTGCATGCGTCAGATATCGTCACACAACTCGAACAAGCTGAGGGCATTGCTCGCGGCACCATGCCGGCTGCAGATATTGCCCAGTTGGTTCGCCCCGGGCAAAAAATCTTGGTGCAAGTGGTTAAAGATCCGCTTGGTACCAAAGGTGCGCGATTGACGACAGATATCACGATTCCATCACGCTATATGGTGCTGATGCCGCAATCACCACACGTGGGTATTTCACAACGCATTGAAGATGAGAAAGAGCGAAATCGGCTGAAGCAAGCGGCGATGCCTTATTGTGATGAAGAAGGCGGTTTCATTGTTCGTACTGCAGCTGAAGGCGCAAGTGATGATGAATTGCAACGTGATGCGAAGTTTTTGCGGCGTCTATGGGATACCATTCAAAAACGCCGCAAAGGGATGCGTAACATCGGCTTGGTCTATGAAGATCTGAATCTCTCTTGCCGCATCCTAAGGGATTTTGTCGGTGAGCAAATTGAGCGCATTCGTGTCGATTCGCGTGTTACCTTCGATTTGCTGAGTGAATTCGTTAAAGAGTTTATTCCAGAGCTGAGTAATGCCTTGGAATATTACGCTGGAGAGCGTCCAATATTCGACATGTTCGACGTGGAGAATGAAGTACAGCGCGCACTTGATCGTAAGGTAGAGCTGAAATCTGGCGGTTCAATTATTATCGATCAAACTGAAGCAATGACCACCATAGATATTAATACTGGTGGTTTTGTTGGACACCGAAACTTAGAAGAGACAATTTTTAATACCAACATTGAAGCCACGCAAGCCATTGCGCGGCAACTGCGATTACGTAACTTAGGCGGCATCATCATTATCGATTTTATTGATATGCAAAACGCCGACCATCGTCGTCGCGTATTACACAGTCTTGAGCAAGCACTTGGAAAAGATCGGGCGAAAACTTCCATTAACGGCTTTACCTCGCTGGGTTTAGTTGAAATGACACGGAAACGCACCCGCGAAAGTTTAGAGCATGTACTATGCTCAGAATGTCCAGTGTGCGGTGGACGCGGCTCAATGAAGACAGTTGAAACGGTGTGTTATGAAGTCATGCGTGAAATTGTTCGAGTCAATCGCGCGTATGCAGCTGATCACTTTATGGTTTATGCCTCAACAGCAGTGGCCGATATGCTACTTAATGAAGAATCGCATGCGTTAGCTGAGCTCGAAGTATTTATTGGTAAACAAGTGAAAGTACTGGTTGAGCCGCTTTATAACCAAGAGCAGTTTGACGTGGTAATGATGTAACTATGGCGGGTAAGGCGTTTGGGTTTGTATACCGGACTTTACTTTACACCATGGCAACTGCTCTGGTGCTTTTTGCGCTGCTTATCAGTGGGCTGCGTTACTTATTGCCACAACTTCCAGACGTCACGGAACAAGTTGAGCAATTTCTTGCGAATAATTACGCGATAGAAGTATCGCTAGCGCAAATAAGTGCAGATTGGGGAACCAGTGGCCCTGAACTCATTTTGCATGAACTGACTGTGCGTCCCGATTTAACCAAAGCGACACGTGTAGAAATTGAACAGGCTCGAGTCAATATAAACTTTTGGGCTAGTGCGCGCACATTAAGCGTGCAGTTTGAGCGAGTGCAGTTAGAAGCTATGCGTTTGCATTATGATTTACGCGATAGCTACGGTAAAAACTCCGAGAATACCTTTCGTCTTTCCGACAATTTAATGGAGCTGTTGCTCGACCAACTCGACTATATTCAAGTGTCTGATAGCAAACTTGAACTGGTTAACTTAGTGGGTGTTACTCGCGCAATTGATATCAACGAATTGCGTTGGATGAATCAACAACAACGTCACCAAGGTGTAGGTAAACTAGCTTTTTCCGAAGTGTCGGACAATACCCTCGATATTATTATCGATGTGCAAGGTTCTGATAAACGATCTCTTAGCGGACAGGTTTATGTTGCCGCTTCAAAGCTCGATATTACGCCGTGGGTTCAGCAACAAATTATCGACACTGAAATTAAGACAGCACAGTTCAATTACAACTTATGGCTGAACTTCAAACAAAATCAGTTCACCGACGGCTTGCTGCAATTGGGTGAGCAGGCGTTGGTATGGGAAGTAAATGAACAACGCCATCAATTACGAATACCTCAGGGAGAATTAAAATTAAGACCCTATCAAGATGGTTGGCGCGTCAACTCTAACCCATTAACCATTGAACATAATCAGCGTAGTTGGACTTTACCGACTTTTAGTTGGGAGCAGACGCCAACATCGACGGCGGTAAGCGCAGATGACTTACCATTAGCGCCAATGCTGGAATTGCTGAATCTTTTTGGTAGCCAAGGAGTTCAGGTCAGTGAGCAGTTGGCTGAGCGAAATACTCAAGGTTTAATTGATGTTGTTTACGAAAGTAACCTTGACGCTGGTGCTCGTTGGTTTGCGCAAGGTGAAGCGTTAAGTTGGGGACAGTTTGGTGGTGTTCCGGGTCTTAGTAACGTCAATTTGCGAGTCAGTGGAATTGATAACCAGCTGAATTGGCAGCTCGATGGCACGGATGCAACTTTTATCAGCCGGGCTTTAGATTACGATGACCCATGGCCGCTTCCGAGAGTTGATCTTTCGG from Pseudidiomarina andamanensis includes:
- the mreC gene encoding rod shape-determining protein MreC — encoded protein: MKSLFERGPTLLTRLVLALICAGTVMFLDHRLNTMQPVRSFLSTLVAPVQYLAVLPEQVLDRLVYLSTTRTTLREENKALKQELQELQMAVQRLNFLENENDRLRQLLGSEIRQASRRMAAEVVAVATDPFSHQVVINKGSANGVYEGQPVLDNRGILGQVMSVGRGTARVLLISDQSHALSLRAERNDIRVLARGTGDLQRLDLMYIPHSSELQVGDKLMSSGLGGVYPEGYPVAEITEIDRDERLQYARVSAQPFAQLDRIRTVLLLWPASATEQPVYEDTEGTDNVD
- the mreD gene encoding rod shape-determining protein MreD, with the protein product MWIKSGLLPLLVSYLVALVLMVMPMPGFLEAWRPDWLSLVIIYWVMALPHRVGMGTVLILGLIADILMGSVFGIYATALLIMAYPAIRHFQRIRNYSFTQQAFVVAVLILVKRVIVYELEHVLNDAVFNFAYLYPVLSSAIAWPWVYLILRKYRRHYLVR
- a CDS encoding Maf family protein produces the protein MFANELVLASGSPRRQELLKLLDRPFTVVVPNVPEERAPNESARAYVKRLALSKAQAGATLARANSLVLGADTVVVCDNDVLEKPNDYGHFVAMMKRLSGRSHLAITAIAAVLNEKEDVVVSQAKVTFKALNDEEIDHYWQSGEPQDKAGGYGIQGRASKFVTHLEGSYFAVVGLPMYETEQLILTMEGRV
- the rng gene encoding ribonuclease G; amino-acid sequence: MSAEILMNVTPTETRVALIENGILQEIHIERQAKRGFVGNIYVGKVSRVLPGMQAAFIDIGLDKAAFLHASDIVTQLEQAEGIARGTMPAADIAQLVRPGQKILVQVVKDPLGTKGARLTTDITIPSRYMVLMPQSPHVGISQRIEDEKERNRLKQAAMPYCDEEGGFIVRTAAEGASDDELQRDAKFLRRLWDTIQKRRKGMRNIGLVYEDLNLSCRILRDFVGEQIERIRVDSRVTFDLLSEFVKEFIPELSNALEYYAGERPIFDMFDVENEVQRALDRKVELKSGGSIIIDQTEAMTTIDINTGGFVGHRNLEETIFNTNIEATQAIARQLRLRNLGGIIIIDFIDMQNADHRRRVLHSLEQALGKDRAKTSINGFTSLGLVEMTRKRTRESLEHVLCSECPVCGGRGSMKTVETVCYEVMREIVRVNRAYAADHFMVYASTAVADMLLNEESHALAELEVFIGKQVKVLVEPLYNQEQFDVVMM